In Arthrobacter citreus, a single genomic region encodes these proteins:
- a CDS encoding DUF421 domain-containing protein, giving the protein MVSTLEVIIRTFAAFVLLICITHLLGKQTISKMTYHDYISSITLGSIAGNLTFNTSIKFSNYITALIIFCTFLFLATLVSLKNRNARALFNGEPTVVIQDGKILEKNLEKLRISMDSLNQALRRRDIFDIDEVEYAIFEPDGHLSILKKPSYRFLTRKDFGIFSPSQSAFPIEIIMDGIVINRNLTQNHLTKDWIMTELEQRCLSLADISYCVRGTNGQLYFDLYKDQIVSPVDIES; this is encoded by the coding sequence ATGGTTAGTACTTTAGAAGTCATAATAAGAACATTTGCAGCATTTGTTTTACTTATTTGTATTACTCATTTACTTGGAAAACAAACGATTTCTAAAATGACTTATCATGATTATATTTCATCAATTACACTAGGATCTATTGCAGGTAATTTGACATTTAATACATCCATAAAATTTAGTAATTATATTACCGCTTTAATTATTTTCTGTACTTTTTTATTTCTTGCTACCTTAGTTTCTTTAAAAAATAGAAATGCTAGAGCATTATTCAATGGAGAACCTACTGTTGTCATACAGGATGGAAAAATACTTGAAAAAAATCTGGAAAAGCTAAGAATTTCAATGGATTCGTTAAATCAAGCATTAAGAAGAAGAGATATATTTGATATTGATGAGGTCGAATACGCTATTTTTGAACCTGACGGACATTTATCAATATTAAAGAAACCATCCTATCGATTTTTAACTAGAAAAGATTTTGGGATTTTTAGTCCTTCCCAATCTGCCTTCCCTATTGAAATCATTATGGATGGAATAGTGATTAATCGAAACCTCACCCAAAACCACCTAACAAAAGATTGGATTATGACTGAATTAGAGCAAAGATGTTTAAGTTTAGCTGATATTTCGTATTGTGTTCGAGGAACAAATGGGCAACTGTATTTTGATTTGTATAAAGATCAGATTGTTTCTCCTGTTGATATAGAGTCATAA
- a CDS encoding small, acid-soluble spore protein L has translation MSKKSTGRGQKAPSVNPQGYGKDVEFSTEPQSELQNLAKKSSKK, from the coding sequence ATGAGTAAAAAATCAACTGGCAGAGGACAAAAAGCTCCAAGTGTAAATCCACAAGGATATGGGAAAGACGTTGAATTTTCAACTGAACCTCAAAGTGAGTTACAAAATTTAGCGAAAAAGTCGAGTAAAAAATAA